TCGGGAGATGTGCAAGCCGGCGACCACAGTTGATCAACTTTTGGATGTAAAGAAGGACATGTATCGTTTTCCCAGCATAGCTGTTGACTTCTTGAGCCAAATCTGCGACGTTCGCAAAAGTAGTGTGTGGGCAGTTACTACAGAGCTCCACCGAATACATAGGATCAATGACGACGACGCAAACAACTTGAAGGTACTGCTCAGTATCTCTGCAGAACTAAGATTAAGAACATACATGGCGaacaaaggacaaaaggaaTGTCTATCTGCACTTCCACAAGTCACAGATCAGTCTATTCCACTGCAGGAAGTGCCAAACAAAGGGCTTGAATCAGTATTTCGTATAAAGGAAACTAAGATGATTTTTCGCTACTTCTACACATCAATTCCATTGAAGCAGTGTATTTCAGACATAATCCTAAAGGCTGGTCATGTCTCAACTGGAAGTTTATTCATTGATGCAACCTTGCTCGACTGTACTCCAAAAAACAGGGGCATCATAGCAAAATCCTTTCTGCAATTTGACATTGCCAAACACCATTTCCAAAAGGCTTTGAGGGAAGCTGGCAGCGACCAAACACAATGTGGAATTCTCAATGTATTGCTAGGGGAGGTCTATTTACAGAAAGGTGATTGGGCAAAAGTGATTGAATGCAGTGAGCTGGAATTTAGCCAACTTGAACCAGATGCCAACTTTAAGGAAAGAGCATACGTTGCTCAGTCATTGAATACGCTAGGATCGTCTTACCACGCCCTTGGTGATTTGCAGAAAGCCATTTGCTACTTTGAGCAAGCACAGGAAGTCGTTAAGCCAGACCCTAACACTACAATGCACCACACCACTACCTCATCGTTAGGCGGATTGGCAACATGCTGGCTTTATCGTTCTGACTTCAAAAAGGCAATAAGCTACCAGGAACGGATACTGTTGATGGAAAGAAGTCGTGGGAAAAAAACAGTGCAAGCTGACATTGCCTCAGCACTTAACAACTTGGCAATCTCGTGGCTAAACTTTGGAGACGTGGAGAAAGCTGTAGAACTGTTAGAAGAATCATTAAAGATCATGAGAGATCTTTATGGACACATGACCGCGCAATCTGGTATAGCTTTTtcactgtgcaacctgggtgTATGCTATGGTAAACTTGGTGACAACAGTAAAGCAGGCAGCTACCATCAACAGGCACAAAGGATGATGAGTGTTATCTACGGACACAACGTGGCACACCTTAACATTGCCGCGATACTCTGCAGTTCAGGAGAATCCTGTCATGATCTCGAAGACGATAGGAAGGCAATTAGTtactacgaacagtcactgaataTGTACCAAGCTATTTATGGGAAGAACGTTAACGTGCCGCATCCGGCATCTGTCCTCAAGGTACTAAACGGCCTTGGAACATCCTGGTGTGAGCTTGGCGACAATGATAAAGCAATCAAGTACTTCAACCAGTTACTAGCAACGGCAAAAGCTCTCTATGGAGAAAACGCCTCGCATCCCCGCATCGCCACTACACTGTGTGACCTTGGCAGGTGCTTTGATGAGCTTGGTGATAACGAACAAGCAATCAGGTATTATGATCAATCACTGACGATGATGAAGGCTGTAGATGGAAATAACAAACAGTATGTCATTGCTGAATGTCTTGATTATATTGGTGGATACTGGCGCAATCTCGGAGATACAAAGAAGGCCATAAGCTACTACGAACAGTGCCTTGAAGTTACAAAAGCCATTCGCGGGGACAACGCGGTACATTCTGATTTCATTAATGTATTCGGCAACTTGGGCCTGTGTTGGACTGATCTTGGTGATCATCGAAAAGCAATCACCTTTTTCGAAAAATCACTGCAACTTTGTAAAGAGATCAATGGGGAATCTACACAAATACCAATAATTGCCGAGATATTAAAAGACCTCGGACATAGCTGGAGTGAGCTAAAGAACCACAGCAAAGGGCTTGACTACTACGAACAATCACTGAGAAGCAGGAAATCTATTCATGGTGAAAACGTggcacatccagacattgcCAAGTTACTCGGACACATAGGAATGCTTATCGGTGAGGGTGGTGACTCCCGGAAAGCAATCAGTTACTTTGAACAGGCGCTTGAGATGTTTAAAGCCGTTGAAGGGGGGCAAAAGGAACACGCTAACATCGCATGGATACTTGGCAGGTTGGGGACTTCTTGGAAACAGCTGGGAGATGCCAGGAAAGCACATAGCTACTGGGAAGAGTCACTTCTGATGTTCAGATCTATTTGTGGAGAAACCGATCGTAACCGATCGGAAACTGTACGTTTACATGTCAACATTGTCCGCTTACTTTACAAGTTAGGATCTTCCTTCTCTGACTTAGGAGATGACAGGAAAGCGATCAACTACTTTGAAGAGTCAATTGAAATGCTCAAAACGAGTCATAGAGAAAATGGAGTAGACAATGCCTGTTCACTTATCAAATTGGGTCTATCCTGGGGGAATCTTGGAGATTTAAGAAAAGCAATTTACTGCTTCGAACAGTCCCTTGAGATGTTAAAAGGTATTGGTGGAGATATTAAGGAACTAATGGAGGAGGTACTCAACAACTTAGGAGCTAACTGGGGCAACCTGGGAGACCACAGAAAAGCAATCACTTATTTTGAACAGTCGCTCGACATGCTAATAGCTTTGCATGAAGAGAAGAAAGAACACGTGCACGATTATGGCATTTTCCGGGCCCAATCACTGAAAAATTTAGGGGTAGCGTGGGGTAAGCTGGGAGATGTTGGAAAATCAACCAGCTACTTCGATCAGTCGCTAAGAATGTTCAAAGCTATATCTAGAGACGGCAGTGTGGTATCTGATATTGACGAATTATTTACAAAATGTGCAACTTTGTGTTGTCATCAAGACGATGCAACGAAAGCCATCAGGTACGGTGAAAAGGCACTAGAGATACTTGAAGCTAATCAAGAGAAAAAAGCAAACTCTTCTATTGCCGGGTTTCTGTACAAAATGGGAAATACCTGGCTTGAACTAGGAGATAGACGGAAAGCCATATTCTTCTGTGAGAAGGCGCTTGAGATGTTCAAAGATATTCATGTAGAAAACAAAGATCATTTTGTCATTGCCATGATACTCCAAACCTTAGGGATGTGCTGGAGTGGCCTAGGGGACATCATGAGAGCGATCGGTTTCTTTGAACAGTCACTTAAAATAtacagagatacatgtacttgtgaaaagaaagaagaaaccctTCTAATTTCTCGTTTACTTAAACAATTGGGGCAGTCCTGGAATAACATAGGAGATGTCGACAAATCAGCCATGTATTTTGAACAGTACCAAGAGATGCTCAAAGCTACTCAGGATTAAACTAATACAGAGCATGGTGACTTGACAATCCCCATTCGTCCTCTGTACATCGTACAGGGAATTAGCCATTATTGAACATTAAGAAATGAATGGGACAAAAAGGGATATCCAATTGAAAGTGTATTACTCATAGACTTCAGACTTTTGTTTTCAACTCCATATTCTTTTATGTTATCATCATGGAATATTTCTAAATGTACAGAATGGTAGGAAGCTGATGTAAATAAAACTCATGTCCTCAACATTGATAAaaccattttgtttttgtcagtgtGCGGAGAAAAAATGGTAGCAATGATTCTGAGGAAGACATGACAAAAAAGTAGATACGTTAAAGGGACAGAGAACATAGAGGGGTATGTATGGGGATCTGATCGTAGTGATCgtacttttaaagtttttattCTAAAGGGACACGTTAGCCCATGATACTAGGGGGCCAAATGTACAACATGAAGTTGACAATGATTGAACAACATCTATGGTATTTACATATGAGATTTCAAACATATCATCCATTCACAGATTCTCTAAAATTCTACAGTACAGAGGTGATTTGGCCTTGTACACTAGATCACAACTTTTTGCTGCCAGTGTTTCAAAATCTGTGAATCCATTAACTTTTCCACAACTAGGATCGATGGCAAAGTTACAGAAGACCATGACTCAAGACTAGTGCATCACCCATCTATCTTATTTGGTACTGCAAAAAATGCAAACTGCTCATTTCAGAAGTAGATATGTGCAGTAAACTATATTTTCCCAAAGGATTGATTTGCAATTTAGAAATTGATAATGGCAAAGACACATAATACAAGTATATACTAGCACCCTTCTAGACAATGATGGAAGTAAACAGTAGTTGAAAATGATACTgtatgcatttaagtttgcagggctTTAATTTCGGGTTAGGGAAAATCCACCctgaaaatttctgcatttttagtaatactagtaataataGCAGTAGTAAATTAATTGTGATATTCTTTATATCAACAGATGAATATCATTCACCTAATCTTCTCTGCACAAAGAATattcaaaatgaaatttatcttacatctacaaaatgtactattcattatatttcagccctTTCACTTCAATCAACCAAACAATATATTCCAATTATTTGCTCTTACACACAACTACCAGATTGATTGCAGGTTCCTCTATACATGACATAATGAAGGATTCCTAATCTTCCACATTTTTCCTGATCCAGATGTTCTGTATGTAAACTGACAGTAGCTGTATATCAGCTGGAAGCATACATTGCACCTAAGCCACCGATTGTCTCCAAATTCCTGGAAACTGTCTACAACCTTGAACATGGATCATCCAAATTGCACACTTGGGTTTTGGTTGACATTGACAAATTGGAGCAAAGCCCTACAAGCCTGATAAATCATGTAACAGTTAAAGCTAATTTAGAAGTAAATGTTAAATAGTATTTACACCTGGttgaattttttaaagacagttcaatccctacaactggataaagtaATAAAAATTGACTTCCAGATGTTTTGAGAGACATCTGTCACTCTTCTTCAACATCACTAAGAATGAATTGACAGAACAATTCAGTACAATTACATCTAATTGCAAAAAATCAGTTGAACGTGTCAAAGGCTTAGTGCCTCAtaaggatcatatgcaaatgtcactcgtGATGAAGAAGAGttatggatgtcactcaaaatgtatGAAAGTAAATGTTGTCTTTAAACATTGTTAAGCTAGATGTCTAACTTTTATAAACATACCGTGGTATTACAGTTTATTTCATACCTGGGCCATGACAacatttgatacaggtgttccggaccgtgtgataaaaagccgaACCACACAGGCTTCAACGTTTTATCACACATGCTTACATCGAATAGATCGAATGTACTCTGTGCAGGTCGAGTTCGGTgcggtcaaaaattcaaatacctgattcggacgttggaattgctgttgtaacaatttttgtttgagggcaccaaattttttcaacttctggcgcattttgaaACATGTGCTTTCTCAggtaggtatgacataaatgaaattcCATACattgtattccacatcacccacggtcccagccctcctgcgggttggatcaccctccggctTTCAGGCAATCCTAcctgcggtcgggctggtaccttgggtgattccaaatacaccatgttgtattctatataattAAATGTCATGATATGTCACAAGTTCTCTGTTTCCTTCTCTGCTTTTTTGTCCCGTATGCTGACACTCTTGTTCCCCCTGATGTAGAATCTCCAGGGCTTTTTGGCCCACTCCTCCCCAGCTGAGTCTATCCCTATCCTAGTGGAGTGTATGATGTCAGAGTCTGTCACATTGTCTCCTGGCTCCAGCCATATAAAGGGACATGTTGTCAGGTCTTTCTGGTTCACTGTGTTCCTAGAAATAGAAGAGGGGAAAAAGTAGACAAACTTATTGAACATAAATGTACCAGTATTACTTTCATTCAGGCTTTAAGCTGTATTTCCATTTACCCGACAcacattcaataaaaaaaagactGTGATCTTTTTTTTGAGAGGACTTTTGGCAAGGGACATGAAGTTTTTGATCTGAGTCATGAAATTCTAAAACAGAAATTTTCAAGTAGTCTTAATTTATGCTCAGATTAAGGCTCTGAACAGTTAATATTGTACTTATTTGTTCAGTTTACTACTAAACTTACACTTGTACCATGTATatctataatatatatatataattacatgATGCtaaaaaatactgtttttctGATGCATTTCAGTCTTATGCTGTTACACTGTATCTCTGATATTGGAAGAAATCTGAAAAAAAGTGAGAAAGAGAGAAtttctacctacatgtacctattcTAATTTTTCACAACTGTAATTATCATAAGCATTGATTTAATTGTGGAATAAGAAAGACATAGCACACTTTCCAACTGCAGCATCTAGGATAAGAAGTCTTGGGGAAAGATGCTCACATGACGTACACCACTTAACACATTATCAAGTGCTCAGTGCACAAGGTATTGTTCTAACATAACATCATACATACTTGTCTATGTGTAGAGCTTGACACAGTTTAGAAGGACCATTGCCCAGTTGTTCTATCTTCAGACCTGCTCCCTTGTCTCCCCTTCGCTGTCCTCTCTGTACCTTCATCTGCTCTACACCAGTCAGCGGCTGTACAGCTCGGATCAGAACAGCTGCTCCTTCTCCTATGGACCAAAATTTAGATAAAGCCTTATTAAAGCATGTAAGAAAAAGGAATTGGTAAAAAACTGAAGCTAAAGCAGCTGAGACGGCGTCCCGCTCATGGCTTTGCATATTTCCTACAACTGTAACATCACCTTTCTCTACTTACAGGTCCCTTTCCCATTTATCCCggcaataacctcaaataaagtatgcaccttGACTTTTGCAGCAACTTGCAGCACCTTGCGGCTattgaaatgtagaaaatgtgcgtactttattcgagaaaataCAGAAGCATCCTAACAGTTCTCTTCTAGACCAAttgtccagacatgttttgtttgtgtctcaggggccttcattTTTGACACACATGACACACAATGTGACTTGCTGAGCTTGTGCAGTTGGAACCATGAACATGCTTATAGTGTTAGGTGTATTGTtagctagtacatgtacttctgcaTTGATGACTGTTACTGTAATCATATTTTTTACTAAATAATATTAAAAATGGACACCAAACAGCATGCACAAATAATACTGAGAAACACTGAGATCCATGCAGCATATCTATAATCCCACCTTGACTGGATATGTTGAAGCAGTGGTACATCCCATAGATGATGTACACATACGCCGTCCCTGGCTTCATGAACATTGCGGCGTTCCTCTCCGTCTTCTTGCTTCCGGAGGAATGCGATGCCTTGTCGTCTTTACCACAGTACGCCTCCGTTTCCACGATCATCCCAGAAACCACCGCGCCATCATCAAGTTTTCTAACTATGATTTTTCCTAACAATCCTTTTGCGAGGTCCAGGCACATTTGATCATAAAAGCTAGACGACAGCCTAGCTTTACATGAACTTGTTGTATCATTGGAAAAATAAGGACTTGTGGTTGTGGTGTCAGGCAAAGCAGGTGTTTTTGTATTGACTTTGGCCTTGACTGGACAATCTGAAGTTTCTGATAGTTTGTGTTTCTTAGGTTTTGTTGGTGGCATCTTCTTTTGAGCTACAGCTGCCATTCTGTAGCAGTTTGTCTGGAAGAgtaaagaaatacaaacatgttAATAATTATATAGCAttcatcaaatacatgtataatgaaaaATGATTATCACTATATATCTGTGAGAATTTGACAGACTGTTTAAGAAattgaaagcacttgttttgtTTAGGCTGTTCAAAGaaacagacaactacaaaacaaaccatgtttgattgttagacaaagtcagctctgattgttaaacaatggtttcttgaagTTTGTTTACACAACAGCATGGAGAGTAAAAACTGTGTGCATCTCTTATAG
This genomic stretch from Branchiostoma floridae strain S238N-H82 chromosome 13, Bfl_VNyyK, whole genome shotgun sequence harbors:
- the LOC118429657 gene encoding probable DNA-3-methyladenine glycosylase, producing the protein MAAVAQKKMPPTKPKKHKLSETSDCPVKAKVNTKTPALPDTTTTSPYFSNDTTSSCKARLSSSFYDQMCLDLAKGLLGKIIVRKLDDGAVVSGMIVETEAYCGKDDKASHSSGSKKTERNAAMFMKPGTAYVYIIYGMYHCFNISSQGEGAAVLIRAVQPLTGVEQMKVQRGQRRGDKGAGLKIEQLGNGPSKLCQALHIDKNTVNQKDLTTCPFIWLEPGDNVTDSDIIHSTRIGIDSAGEEWAKKPWRFYIRGNKSVSIRDKKAEKETENL